CAACCCGGCTCGGAGTACCGCAAGATGCTCGCCGCCCTGTGGCGACAGTCGCCGGTGCCGCTGCTGCGCGACGGCGAGACGCTGTCGACGATGGCGGCGCTGCTGCACGTCGACCACACCGGTGAACCGTTCGTCGGTGCCCTCGTCGAGCGGTCCGGGCTGCCCGCGCGCGAGTGGCTGCGCTCCTACCTCGACGCGTACCTCCACCCGATCACCTACCTGCTCTACGCGCACGAACTCAAGTTCTCGCCGCACGGGGAGAACCTGATCCTGGTGCTGCGCGACGGGGTGCCGGTCCGCTCGATCCTGAAGGACATCGGCGAGGAGGTCTTCATCCTCGGCGACGCCCCGGATCTGCCGGAGGAGGCGGTGCGCGCGAAGTCGCAGGAGGCCGACGAGACGCGCAACCTGGGCATCCTCTCCGACGTCTTCGACGACTTCTTCCGGCCGTTGGCCGCACTGTTGCACCGGTTCGGAATCGTCGACGACGACGAGTTCTGGCAGGAGGTCGCCGCCAGCATCAACGCATTGCAGGCGCAGCACCCGGAGTTGGCGGAACGCTTCGCGCGGTGGGATGTGTTCGCGCCGAGCTTCGGGGCGATCCACTTGAACCAGCTGCAGTTGCGCAACCGCCAGCGGATGGCCGACCACGAGATCCCCTACTCCGACATGGTCGCCGCCGGGCACGAGCTGGTGAACCCGATCCACTCGCGCGCCACGGCGACACGAGAAGCACTTTCGACGATGGCAGAAGCACGATGAGCATTCGATACGAGCACGAGACCATTCGCGACGAGTGGGGCATCCCGCACATCTGGTCGCCGAACCCGGCCGGCACCATCTACGCGCAGGGACGCGCATGCGCTCAGGACCGGGCGTGGCAGATCGAGTTCCTGCGCCTGCGCGCGGAAGGTCGCACCGCCGAGGCCTTCGGCCCGACCGCCGTCGAATGGGACCGCTTCGCCCGTCGCTCCGGCATGGACCGCTCCGCTCGCGCCGTCTACGAACGGTCGTCGACGCGGACGCGGGAACTTCTCGACGCGTATGCCGCCGGTGTGAACAGCACCCTCGACGACGCGACCGCGCCGGAACTCGAGGAACTCGACCACCGTCCCCGGCCGTGGCAGCCGTGGACCCCGATCGCGGTCTTCCTCATGCACCACATCCTGTTCGGCCGGTTCACCACCAAGCTGTGGCGGGCGCACGCCGCGCGGGCCTTCGGTCGTGACGGGCTCACCATGTTCGACCTCGAGGGTGCCGGGTTGGACGGCGGCGTCGGCTCCGACGACATGCCCGATCTCCCGGACGACGACTTCCTCGCGACCCTCCTCGCCGAGTGGGCCCGCCTCGCTGGTCGAGTGCCGGCGAGGCGCCAGCCGAGACGGCGTATCGAGACCCTGGGCAGTCAAAATGCGCCCAGTGGGCCGTCCGAACACGGCGATGCCCTCTCCGGCAGCAACGCGTGGGGCGTCGCGTCGGCGCGCACGTCGAGCGGCGGTGCGCTCATCGCGGGCGACCCGCACCGATTCCTCGAACTGCCCGGCATCTATCTGCAGTGCCAGTTGGCCTGCCCCGAATTCGACGTCGTCGGCTTCGCCTTCGCGGGCGTCCCGGGTGTCCCGCACTTCGCGCACGCGCAGGACGTCGCCTGGGCGATCACCAACGCGATGGGCGACTACCAGGACGTCTACCGCGAGAAGCTGACGCGCACCGACGCCGGGATCGTCGCGCTGACCCCCGACGGCGAGGCACCCGTCCAGAGCTGGACCGAGACCATCGCGGTGCGCGACGGGGAGGACGTCGACGTCGAGATCGTCGTCACCGAGAACGGCCCAATCGTCCTGCGCGGCGACGGATACGACTGGAGTCTGCGCAGCCCCATGCTCGCCGACTCCGAGGGATTCGGATTCGACGCGGTGGCCGACCTGCTGTTCGCGACGAGCATCGCCGACGTGGAGGAGGCGCTTGAAGGCTGGTCCGAGCCGGTCAACCGGATCGTGATCGCCGACTCCGCCGGGCGCGTCCACCGGCAGGTCGTCGGCGCGATGCCGCGCCGCGCGTCGGAGAACTATTGGCTCCCCGTTCCCGGGTGGGAGGAGCGCTACAAGTGGGCCGGCTACCACTGCGCCTCCATCAACGACGAGACCTTCGACGGCGGGGTGGAGGATTTCGCGGTCATCGCCAACCAGCGGATCGAGAACTGCCCGCCGCTGCAACCGGTCACCACCGAGGCGGTCGGACCGTCCCGCGCCGAGCGGATCACGGCATTACTCGCCGAGCGCACCGAGGTGTCCGCCGACGACTGCACCGAGATCCACCGCGACGTCGACCTCGACGACGCGACACTCCTGCAGCGCCGCATAGAGGCGCTGACCGGGCTGTCCGACGGTGCCGAGCGCATCCGTGCCCGCATCGTCGCCTGGGATCGGTCGATGGCCGCCGACAGTACCGACGCCTACCTGTTCGCCGCGCTGCGGACCCGCCTCGTCGGGTCGCTCGCCGCCACCGCCGAGCTGGCGAGCCTCCTTGTGCCACACGGATTCTCACCGATCTTCGATCCGTGGTTCGTCCCGCACCCGCGCATCGCCGCCGCATTGCCGATCGTTCTCGAACGGGCCGACGGCCTCGGCGTCGAGGTCGCGGCACTGCTCACCGCCGCGCTGGAATCGCTGGCCGTCGCCACCGACGGCGGCGACTCCGCGCCGACGTGGGGCGAGCACCACCGCTTCGCCCCGATCCACGGATTCGACCTGATGGGCGCTTCTCCGGGGCACCCGGAGCTGTCCGCCCGGGTCCGCCCGGACCGCGCGCAGTTGGGCGGCGACGCCGAATGCGTCTTCGCCAACGCAGCCGCCGTCGGGTTCGACGACCAGTGCCGCGTCGGGTCGGCCGCGCGGTACGTCTGGGACCTCGCCGAGCGTGACCGAGGCCGCTGGATCGTCCCGATGGGCGCCGATGGTCGGCCCGGCACCGCCCACTTCCAGGACCAACTCCCGCTGTGGGCGCGCGGGGAGACCGTTCCCGTGGTCAGCGATTGGACCGTGCTGCGCGAGTCGGCGTCCGCGATCGAAACCACCGACCAGACCGCCACCGCCGGAGGACACCGATGACCGACACCCTCGAGGCGCGCCGAGAGCTGCTGCGCCGCCGTCGCGCCCGCCGATTGGGCACCTCCGATACGTCGCAATCGCTCCCGGTGGGCACCCCGGAGGCGTCGAGTGGGCAGTCGCTCGGCGCTGCGGAACGCCGCATGTGGCGGATCCACCAGCTCGACCCGGAATCGGTCTCGCACAACATCACCTTGTTGCTGCGCGGCGACGGCCGGTCGGCACAGCAACTCATCGTCGGCATCGAATCGACGATCGCGGGTGCGGCGGTGCTCTCGTCGACCATCGCCGTCGTCGACGACGAGCCGCGTCGCGAACCGGCGACGACCACCGGCCGCTGGATCGAACCGGGCGGGCTGTGGGCGCTGGGCGGCGGGACCGTCGGCGAGGGGATCGGCGCGCAGGCGACGGCGTCGGCACTGGCCCGCACCCCCTTCGACCTCACCCGCGAGGCACCCGTCCGCGCACGTGTCTTCGGGAGCGACGACGGCCCCGTCGAGGTGGTGCTGAGCTTCCACCACCTCGCCGTCGACGACACCTCGTGGCCGTTGCTGCTCGGTTCGATGCTTCGCGGGGGGCTGGATGCGGATTCTCGGCTTGCGAGGTCTCGATACGTCGACTCGGCTAGCGCCTCGCCGACACTCGACCACCGTCCGACCCGCTCGACCGACGCGGAGCCAGTCGACTACCGTCTGACCCGCTCGACCGACGCCGAGCCAGTCGACCGGCTCCCGCTGGCCGTCGAGCATGCCCGGGAGACGTGGGCGGCACCCGGAATTCGGTTCCCCCTCTCCGACGAGCTCCCGTCGACGACCCCGGAGCAGAGCTGGCTCGTGCCCCTCGACGAGGCCCCCGGCCAGCAGCTCCGTCGCGACCTCGACCCCGGCGACCTCGCCGCGTTCGCCGCCTACGCCCCGACGATCGGCGGCACCGCCAACGCCGCGCTCATCGCGCTGACCGCACTCACGGTCTCCGCGCTCACCGGCGCCTACGACCACGTGCTCCTCGTCCCCGCCGACAACAGGCGGCCCGAGCAGGCCCCGGACCTGGTCGGCTACTGCGGAAACATCATCCCGATCCGATTCACCTTCGACCCGGACGGGACCGTCGACGACGCGATGCGCGCGGGTCTCGCGTCGATCTACGCGGCGATGACCTACGCCGACGTGGACTTCGGCTCGGTGCTGACGGCGTTGCGGCGCAGCGGCGGCCGGTTCCCGGTGGTCGAGATCATGGGGTCGGTCCGTAACGCGCCGATGCGCGGGATCCCGGTTCCCGACGGCGTGACCGTCGACTACCGGTCGGTCTCCTGCGGCATCGCGCCCTACCCGATGACCCTCGCCATCGAGCTTGCCGACGACGGATCAGCCCATCTCGAGGTCGATTGCCAACTGGGTACGGGCGAGGTGATCGCCGAGCGCGCCGTCGCCGCGGTCACCGACCTCCTGCACCAGATTCCCCCCGCAGCGCATGAGCCGTTGGCCGCGCTGCTCGCCAATGCCGGTATCGCCCCGGCATCCCCCCAACAGTGAGGCAGCGTGTGACACACCAATCAGAAGTCCGCACGAGCCGGTTCTCCAAGCCGGGACACGGCTGGTCCGAGGTGGGCCGGCAACTGATCGACGCCGCGACGACGGTTGCCGGGCGAGCGCCGCGCGACCCGCTGCCGGTCGGTGCCCCCGACGAGGTGCTGGCCAGCGTCGCACGCGAGCTCGGCGCCCCCGAGCTACCTGAGGCGGGGATCGGCGAGGAGGCGGCGCTGCGCCGGATGGCCCACATCGTCCACGAGTACGGCCTGAACTTGACGCACGAGCTGTGCGCCGCGCACCTGCAGCCGCCGCCGCTGTCGGTCGCCGTCGCCGCCGATGCGCTGGCGAGCGCCACCAACGCCTCGCTGGACACCTACGACTCGGGCCCGGCGACGCTGGCCATCGAGACCTGGACCGTGCAGACGCTGGCCCGTCTCGCCGGCTTGCCGTCGACGGCGGGCGGCGTCTTCGGGCCGGGCGGCTCGTATTCGAACCTGCTGGCCATGCTCATCGCCCGCGACCGCGCCGGTGCGAGCCGCGGCATCGACATCCGCCAGCACGGCGTGCGAGCGCTGGGCTCACCGGTCGTCCTGTGCAGCAAGGTCGCCCACTTCTCCCTCCAACGTGCTTGTGCCGCTTTGGGTTTGGGGGAGCAGGCGGTCGTCACCGTCGACTGCGACGACGAGCACCGCATGGTCCCGGCGGCGTTGGAGGCGACCCTCGACGCGCTCGTGGCCGACGACCGCACGCCCGTCGCGGTCGTCGCGACCGCCGGCACCACCGACTTCGGGACCGTCGACCCGCTGCCGGAGATCGCCGAGATCGCGCGGCGTCACGGGCTGTGGTTCCACGTCGACGCGGCTTACG
This genomic interval from Gordonia sp. X0973 contains the following:
- a CDS encoding penicillin acylase family protein is translated as MSIRYEHETIRDEWGIPHIWSPNPAGTIYAQGRACAQDRAWQIEFLRLRAEGRTAEAFGPTAVEWDRFARRSGMDRSARAVYERSSTRTRELLDAYAAGVNSTLDDATAPELEELDHRPRPWQPWTPIAVFLMHHILFGRFTTKLWRAHAARAFGRDGLTMFDLEGAGLDGGVGSDDMPDLPDDDFLATLLAEWARLAGRVPARRQPRRRIETLGSQNAPSGPSEHGDALSGSNAWGVASARTSSGGALIAGDPHRFLELPGIYLQCQLACPEFDVVGFAFAGVPGVPHFAHAQDVAWAITNAMGDYQDVYREKLTRTDAGIVALTPDGEAPVQSWTETIAVRDGEDVDVEIVVTENGPIVLRGDGYDWSLRSPMLADSEGFGFDAVADLLFATSIADVEEALEGWSEPVNRIVIADSAGRVHRQVVGAMPRRASENYWLPVPGWEERYKWAGYHCASINDETFDGGVEDFAVIANQRIENCPPLQPVTTEAVGPSRAERITALLAERTEVSADDCTEIHRDVDLDDATLLQRRIEALTGLSDGAERIRARIVAWDRSMAADSTDAYLFAALRTRLVGSLAATAELASLLVPHGFSPIFDPWFVPHPRIAAALPIVLERADGLGVEVAALLTAALESLAVATDGGDSAPTWGEHHRFAPIHGFDLMGASPGHPELSARVRPDRAQLGGDAECVFANAAAVGFDDQCRVGSAARYVWDLAERDRGRWIVPMGADGRPGTAHFQDQLPLWARGETVPVVSDWTVLRESASAIETTDQTATAGGHR
- a CDS encoding pyridoxal-dependent decarboxylase; this encodes MTHQSEVRTSRFSKPGHGWSEVGRQLIDAATTVAGRAPRDPLPVGAPDEVLASVARELGAPELPEAGIGEEAALRRMAHIVHEYGLNLTHELCAAHLQPPPLSVAVAADALASATNASLDTYDSGPATLAIETWTVQTLARLAGLPSTAGGVFGPGGSYSNLLAMLIARDRAGASRGIDIRQHGVRALGSPVVLCSKVAHFSLQRACAALGLGEQAVVTVDCDDEHRMVPAALEATLDALVADDRTPVAVVATAGTTDFGTVDPLPEIAEIARRHGLWFHVDAAYGFGALFSDRFAGLLRGIGDADSITLDLHKVGWQPAAASLLLLADTNSFASLDRSVAYLNPEDDLEAGFGGQLGLTLQTTRRPDVLKVATTLLAYGRDGLGSMLEDCHNLAAHAQRRVESEPQLALVSPATLTTVVFQYLCDEPDIDQVNAELRRRLISSGTALIGRTQVRVDAADDQSRTCLKLTLLNPETSPADIERLFDEILRVALEVESEGLAPAALNVGVAHD
- a CDS encoding peptide synthetase, producing MTDTLEARRELLRRRRARRLGTSDTSQSLPVGTPEASSGQSLGAAERRMWRIHQLDPESVSHNITLLLRGDGRSAQQLIVGIESTIAGAAVLSSTIAVVDDEPRREPATTTGRWIEPGGLWALGGGTVGEGIGAQATASALARTPFDLTREAPVRARVFGSDDGPVEVVLSFHHLAVDDTSWPLLLGSMLRGGLDADSRLARSRYVDSASASPTLDHRPTRSTDAEPVDYRLTRSTDAEPVDRLPLAVEHARETWAAPGIRFPLSDELPSTTPEQSWLVPLDEAPGQQLRRDLDPGDLAAFAAYAPTIGGTANAALIALTALTVSALTGAYDHVLLVPADNRRPEQAPDLVGYCGNIIPIRFTFDPDGTVDDAMRAGLASIYAAMTYADVDFGSVLTALRRSGGRFPVVEIMGSVRNAPMRGIPVPDGVTVDYRSVSCGIAPYPMTLAIELADDGSAHLEVDCQLGTGEVIAERAVAAVTDLLHQIPPAAHEPLAALLANAGIAPASPQQ